GCTGACGCCCGCGATCACTAGCAGGATAAGGATTGGAATCCAGCTCCCAAATGCGCCTATGCTGTTCAGCCATTTCCCGAACTTCAACCCAAGAACGTTGAGCACTGTAATTACCGCGAGGCATACCAGAGCAAACAAGAGGTAATAGCTTCCAGTAGCGGCTAACTTCTGGCCGTTGTGAAATGCGAAGAGCAAGCTACCCGCTCCGAAGTAGAGCACCGCGGGGAAGTATGGAAGATTACTCATCCAGTAGGTCCAGGCAGCGAGAAAACCTGAAAAGTCGCCAAAGGCACGCTGCGTCCAGACGTAGAGTCCGCCCTCCTCCGGATAGCGCGCCGAGAGTTCGAGCACACTCGCAGCGAGAGGCACGAAGAAGAAGAGACACGCGAAGATCCAGACGAGGATCGTGCTCGGACCGGCCGCAGCCGCGGTGGCTACCCAGCGCAAACTCAGTCCGCCAGCAATGTAGAAGAGGGTTAGATCGAAGAAGCCCAACTCGCGCTTCAGGAGCTGCTTCTCTCCCAAATGGCCGGGTTCAATCATCGAGCCTCATCCAGATCGCGAAGCACCGCCATCGCAGCATTGCGCCCGTTGATGCCGATCACGCTGCCGCCTGGGTGAGTACACGCACCGCACAGATAGACGCCCTTCATCGGAGTTCTCGCGGCGAGGCGCTTGCTCCACATGTAGGCAGGAAGGCACTCGCCCTGGAAGATATGTCCGCCGGTCAGACCGACCTTCTGCTCGATGTCAGGCGGTCCCAGCACCTGCACGTCGACTACAGCGTCTTGCAGATTGCTGCAAAAGCGGCCGATCGAACGCAACGCGAGGGCCTTTGCCTCGCTGCGATGCTCCTCCCAACTGCCTGACGCAAACTTGTAGGGAACGTACTGCGCGAAGACGCTCATGGTGTGCAGGCCCGCTGGAGCTACGGTTGCATCGTGCACACTCTGGAAATAAAGTTCGCACCAGAGTTGCTCCGGAAGGGTTCCCGCACGAGCTGCGGCATAGCCGGCCCTCCACTCGGCCTTCGTCAACGGAGCATTGATCTGGCCGTAGTGATGTGGCTCTTCGACTCCCGGCCGAGCGGTAAAGTTCGGCAGTTCGCGAAGCAATACATTTAGTTTGACGGTACATCCTTCGATCGGCACCGAGCGCACCTTGGCAGCCCAGGCCGGGTCCGCACCCGCATCCAACATGCACAAGGTGCGGATTGGGTCTGCATTGGATACGACCACCCGCGCAGTGATGCGCTCTCCACCCTCGAGCAGCACGCCCTCGCCGGGAAGAATCCGCGCCACGTTGACGCCCGCGGCCACAACCGCTCCGGCCTCGCGGGCAGCATCGCAGAAGTAAAACGACACCATCCCCATGCCGCCTTTCACATAACCCCACATGCCTGGCATGCCACCGAGCCGGCCGGAAGAGTGGTGGAAGCGAATGGAGGCCGTACCGGCGTCGAAGGGGCTCGCGTTGGTGCCGATCACGCCTTGCCCCAGATAAGCAGACTGCAATCGGTCGTCGACAAGATAGCGCTCGACAAACTCCGCCATCGACCAGCTGAAAAGAAGATGGTGCGCTTCGACGTCATCTTTGAGCAGATCTTCGAGTTGCTCCTGTGCGGGCGCATCGCCAATCCACAGATCGCGCCGGCCCTCGTGTGGATTGCCGCTAGCGATGCCGCCTGAAGGCCGAAGCTTATCTCGCAATCTACGGACTACGTCATTCATCGCACGCCAGCCTTCAACGTCGCGCGGCGAGAAGCGGCGAACTTCTTCTTCACATCGAGTGTCATCGTCCCAAAGCTGAATGCTGCTGCCGTCCAGAAAGGGCACAAAGAGCCCGTTGACAGCAGGTGTCCACGTAAAGCCACGGCTTGGCAAGCCGAGTTCCTCGATCACGAGCGGATGCAGCAGCCCGGCAAGATACGCACAGGGAGACATCCGGACACCGGGAAATGGCTCTTCGACCGTGCAAGCTCCCCCAACTCGCTCACGGCTCTCGAGCACGAGTACGCGTTGACCTGCCCGGGCCAGGTAAGTCGCGCACGCCAAGCCGTTGTGGCCCGCCCCCACAACGACCGCATCCCAGTGACGCGCGGCAATCTCCTTGAGCGGCACCGGAAGCCCGACTTTTCCTAAGATCGCCGCCGTCGCAGACATACAGGCCAGTATCAACATCCGAGTCGTAATAGCAAAGCAAAAACAGATGTGGACCTCGGATACTCCGTTCCGCCCGACTGCGGCTGGCCAGAGCAGCCATGGAGCAATCTGGCTTCCCTGCTCTATCTCCCGCCTGCGAGACAAAATCTTTTGCGGAGAATATCGTTGCAGGTAGTGGTCAATTTCATGATGCGAGGACAGGGCACGTGTTGAATCGTCGAAATTTCCTGAAAGCCGCGGGAACAGCAACCGCGGAGACGTTGCTGGGATCAAGGATGTATGCGCTCGCAACAGCTCAGACCAGCCCTGCCGCGCCGGTTGCAGCCAACGATCACATCCAGCTCGCGTTAATCGGGGCCGGCATTCAGGGCCAATTCGACACAAAGGTCGCAGTGCAGGTTCCCGGCGTGAAGCTGGTGGCCGTAGCAGACTGCTACGACGGCAGGCTCGAGCGCAGCAAGGAGCTCTGGGGCAGCGACATCTTTACGACACGCGACTACAAGGAGATCCTGGCCCGCAAGGATATTGACGCCGTCCTCATTGCCACGCCGGACCATTGGCACAAGCAGGCAGCCGTCGACGCCATGAACGCGGGCAAGGATGTCTACTGCGAAAAGCCGATGATCCATCTGTACTCCGATGGACCCGAGATGATCGAGACCGCCCGCAAAACAAACCGCATCATCCAGGTCGGAAGCCAGCGCGTAAGCTCGATCATCTACGCGAAGGCGAAGGAGCTGCTAGCTTCGGGCGCCATCGGCCAGCTCAACATGGTCACAGCACGCTGGGACCGCAACTCCTCCATGGGCGCATGGAACTACACCGTGCCGCTCGACGCATCGACCGAAACCTGCGACTGGCCGCGCTTTCAGGGGACTGCCCCCAAAATTCCCTTCAACGCGGAGCACTTCTTCCAGTGGCGCAAATGGAAGGCCTACAGCAGTGGCGTAGCAGGCGATCTCTTCGTGCACCTCTTCAGCGGCACTCACTTTATCACTGGATCGCATGGCCCCACGCGAGCGATGGCAACTGGAGGCCTGCGCTTCTGGAAGGATGGCCGCGACGTCCCCGACGTGATGCTTGGCCTCTTTGACTACCGCGAAGGATTCAACCTCAGCCTCCGTGTGAACTTCGTCGACGGCGGCGAGGAGAGTGAAGGACTTATCTTTACCGGATCTGAGGGCACAATGGAGATCGCAGGAAGCACAGTCAGCGTAAACCGGGTGCCTCTCCAGAAAGAACCCGGCTACACCATTGGCACCTTTACCGATGCGATGCAAAAACGCATCCTTGAAGACTACCGGCAGAAGTATCCGGTCACGCATCCATCGGGTGGTCCGACAGCCGGATATGAGAAGTATGTTGCTCCCGCTGGATACAGCGACAGCTATGACCACTTCAGTAACTTCTTCTCGACGGTTCGCACGCGGAAGCCGGTTGTGGAAGATGCGGTGTTTGGTTTCCGCGCCGCCGGCGCTGCACTACTGAGCAATCTCAGCATGGAGCGTGGTGAGGTCGTAAAGTGGGACCCGGACGCGATGAAGCTCGTGTGAAATATCTCTGAAAAATCAATTGATCGCGACGCAACTCCCCTGAAAGTCAATCTCTAACTCAAGAATTCTTTGTAAAAAATGCCGGCTTCAAACGTTTTTGTAGGGCGAAAACTGCCAACACTCCTCGATTGACAAGCAACTAAAACGCAGACTATCTTTGCCGGCGCAATCCACCCCATGCGTACCGGAGTTGCCAACGTGAGATACAGAGCAAGCAAATCTATCCCTGCGAAGCCAGCCTTCGCGCGCCTCGTCGGAACACTTCTCTTAGCAGCAGGTGCACTTACCAGTTCGGCCGTCGCTCAGAACACATCAGATCTCGGCCCAAACGTTTACATCTTCGATCCCAGCATGTCGACGAGCCAGATCCAGGCAACAGTCGACTCCATCGCCAGCCAGCAAACAGGCAATCAGTTCGGAACTCAACGCTATGCCCTGTTATTCAAGCCGGGTGTCTACGGCAGCCCTGCTACTCCACTCAACTTCACGGTAGGCTTCTACACCGAGGTGGCCGGATTGGGCGCTTCGCCGGACGATGTCGTCATCAACGGTTCCGTCGATGTTTACAACCAGTGCTTCGGCCCGAACAATTGCATCGCGCTCGACAACTTCTGGCGGTCGCTGTCGAACCTCGCCATCAACGTCAACACGCCTAACTTTGGCTGCTACTCCGGCGAGTTCTGGGCCGTCTCGCAAGCTGCCCCGATGCGCCGCGTCCACATCACCGGCAACAGCACGCTCATGGACTACTGCACTCCCCCCTCGTTTGCGAGCGGAGGCTTCATCGCCGACTCCCAAACCGGCTCCATCGTCAACGGGTCCCAGCAGCAGTTCTACGTGCGCAACAGCAACATCGGCACCTGGTCGAACGGGGTCTGGAATCAGGTCTTCTCCGGTGTCACAGGAGCGCCGGCGCAGAGCTATCCGAATCCTACCTACACGACCCTTCCGAGCACGCCGGTAAGCCGCGAGAAGCCCTTCCTCTACTTCGACAGCAATGGCAAATACAAGGTCTTTGTTCCCACTCTGCAGAAAAACTCGTCCGGTATCAGCTGGTCAAACGGAAGCGCGCCTGGTCAATCCAGGTCGATCAATAACTTCTTCATTGCGAACCCCTCAACCAATGTGGAGGAGATCAACCTCGCGTTGCTCTTTGGCAAGAGCCTAATCCTCACGCCGGGCGTCTATCAGCTCAGAGACACCATCCGCGTCCTGTATCCCAACACTGTCGTATTAGGCCTCGGCTTCGCCACGCTTGTCCCGCAGACCGGCAGGCCAGCTCTAACCGTCACGGATGTAGACGGCGTGCGGATCGCAGGGCTTATCGTGGATGCCGGCCCGATCAACTCCGACGCGCTCGTCCAACTCGGCAGCTCGAGACTGAGGAGCCTGGACAACCGTTTCGGGATTAACCTCTTCCGGGATCACTCCTCGAATCCATCCTCCTTGAGCGACGTCTTCTTCCGCATCGGCGGAGCCGCCACTGGAAGCGCCACCACGAGCCTCGAAATCAACAGCAACGACGTCCTGCTCGATGACATCTGGGCATGGCGCGCAGACCACGGCACCGGAGTCGGTTGGATAGTAAACACCGCAGACCATGGCCTGGTCGTCAACGGCGACAACGTAACCGCAACCGGCCTCTTCGTGGAGCACTACCAGAAGGAGCAGGTACTGTGGAACGGCAATGGCGGCGAGACCATCTTCTACCAGAGTGAACTGCCCTACGATCCGCCGAGCCAGAGCGCATGGACCGACGGAACCGCCAATGGCTATCCATCGTACGTCGTCTCCAACTGGGCCACGACGCATCAGGCATACGGTTTGGGCATCTACTCTTTCTTCAATCAAGGGATCAACATCATCGAAGACAACGCGATGACAGTTCCCAACGCAAGCGGAGTAGCTATTCACGACGTCGGCACAGTCTGGCTCAATGGCAGC
The Edaphobacter lichenicola genome window above contains:
- a CDS encoding phytoene desaturase family protein, which produces MLILACMSATAAILGKVGLPVPLKEIAARHWDAVVVGAGHNGLACATYLARAGQRVLVLESRERVGGACTVEEPFPGVRMSPCAYLAGLLHPLVIEELGLPSRGFTWTPAVNGLFVPFLDGSSIQLWDDDTRCEEEVRRFSPRDVEGWRAMNDVVRRLRDKLRPSGGIASGNPHEGRRDLWIGDAPAQEQLEDLLKDDVEAHHLLFSWSMAEFVERYLVDDRLQSAYLGQGVIGTNASPFDAGTASIRFHHSSGRLGGMPGMWGYVKGGMGMVSFYFCDAAREAGAVVAAGVNVARILPGEGVLLEGGERITARVVVSNADPIRTLCMLDAGADPAWAAKVRSVPIEGCTVKLNVLLRELPNFTARPGVEEPHHYGQINAPLTKAEWRAGYAAARAGTLPEQLWCELYFQSVHDATVAPAGLHTMSVFAQYVPYKFASGSWEEHRSEAKALALRSIGRFCSNLQDAVVDVQVLGPPDIEQKVGLTGGHIFQGECLPAYMWSKRLAARTPMKGVYLCGACTHPGGSVIGINGRNAAMAVLRDLDEAR
- a CDS encoding Gfo/Idh/MocA family protein, yielding MYALATAQTSPAAPVAANDHIQLALIGAGIQGQFDTKVAVQVPGVKLVAVADCYDGRLERSKELWGSDIFTTRDYKEILARKDIDAVLIATPDHWHKQAAVDAMNAGKDVYCEKPMIHLYSDGPEMIETARKTNRIIQVGSQRVSSIIYAKAKELLASGAIGQLNMVTARWDRNSSMGAWNYTVPLDASTETCDWPRFQGTAPKIPFNAEHFFQWRKWKAYSSGVAGDLFVHLFSGTHFITGSHGPTRAMATGGLRFWKDGRDVPDVMLGLFDYREGFNLSLRVNFVDGGEESEGLIFTGSEGTMEIAGSTVSVNRVPLQKEPGYTIGTFTDAMQKRILEDYRQKYPVTHPSGGPTAGYEKYVAPAGYSDSYDHFSNFFSTVRTRKPVVEDAVFGFRAAGAALLSNLSMERGEVVKWDPDAMKLV
- a CDS encoding adenylyl cyclase — encoded protein: MRYRASKSIPAKPAFARLVGTLLLAAGALTSSAVAQNTSDLGPNVYIFDPSMSTSQIQATVDSIASQQTGNQFGTQRYALLFKPGVYGSPATPLNFTVGFYTEVAGLGASPDDVVINGSVDVYNQCFGPNNCIALDNFWRSLSNLAINVNTPNFGCYSGEFWAVSQAAPMRRVHITGNSTLMDYCTPPSFASGGFIADSQTGSIVNGSQQQFYVRNSNIGTWSNGVWNQVFSGVTGAPAQSYPNPTYTTLPSTPVSREKPFLYFDSNGKYKVFVPTLQKNSSGISWSNGSAPGQSRSINNFFIANPSTNVEEINLALLFGKSLILTPGVYQLRDTIRVLYPNTVVLGLGFATLVPQTGRPALTVTDVDGVRIAGLIVDAGPINSDALVQLGSSRLRSLDNRFGINLFRDHSSNPSSLSDVFFRIGGAATGSATTSLEINSNDVLLDDIWAWRADHGTGVGWIVNTADHGLVVNGDNVTATGLFVEHYQKEQVLWNGNGGETIFYQSELPYDPPSQSAWTDGTANGYPSYVVSNWATTHQAYGLGIYSFFNQGINIIEDNAMTVPNASGVAIHDVGTVWLNGSGQITHVINGQGATVNSSNADTLSPVVLYP